A genomic region of Elaeis guineensis isolate ETL-2024a chromosome 9, EG11, whole genome shotgun sequence contains the following coding sequences:
- the LOC105051403 gene encoding protein ROOT INITIATION DEFECTIVE 3 isoform X1, translating into MQPNHLNCSRLTLAFFEVSSFHFTPPISFLLLSKRWWEETAGMGVEGRREVVVVCGEKMSAGITIWDLETGEELMRIPTCASPPRGFLCIKNHLLVASQLQKHRQFGGGAVFFWPLNKPQAPQRSYPMEAIGPIASSKDGIYLAGGAPSGNVYIWEVPSGRLLKNWHAHQKSTSCLTFFPDDSFLISGSEDGIICVWSMISVLDVADPQACQSFSPFHIWSEHGSSITGLSPVCDGANLLLISSSLDGTCKVWDLILGRVLQTHVFSGAVTAMVVDPGEQLLFSGNEDGRIHVTELNIGLQENPTVVSEDDSGVLCGHKETITALAFSSGGLWLISASKDCTACLWDVKTWHVVRKFSHGKCSIINLLVIPQFSLSVSENNRNCQRPRASQLDKAPQLNTAPQGTVAFLPTYCSQEDHVLIPSFRTSRLTNRHILDLEQGRTQEAIQLKVEACVENRQLAVRMTKNMVSINKVLQSRLLDLMQLRLRNASKVAFSGRRVQTNGPEETRQHPE; encoded by the exons ATGCAACCAAACCATTTGAATTGTTCTCGTCTGACATTAGCTTTCTTTGAAGTCTCTTCTTTCCACTTTACTCCTCCCATTTCCTTCCTTCTCCTGAGCAAGAGGTGGTGGGAGGAGACGGCAGGGATGGGAGTAGAAGGGAGGAGGGAGGTGGTGGTGGTGTGTGGTGAGAAGATGAGTGCAGGGATAACCATTTGGGACCTCGAGACTGGGGAGGAGCTCATGAGGATACCGACATGCGCCTCACCTCCTCGTGGCTTCCTCTGCATCAAGAACCACCTCCTTGTGGCCTCCCAGCTCCAAAAGCATCGACAGTTTGGCGGTGGCGCCGTCTTCTTCTGGCCTTTGAACAAG CCTCAAGCTCCTCAAAGAAGCTATCCAATGGAGGCTATTGGACCCATTGCTAGCTCCAAGGATGGTATATATCTTGCTGGTGGAGCTCCTTCTGGCAATGTATATATATGGGAG GTTCCAAGTGGAAGACTGCTTAAAAACTGGCATGCTCATCAGAAATCTACAAGCTGTTTAACCTTCTTCCCTGATGATTCTTTTCTTATTTCTGGTTCTGAGGATGGTATAATCTGTGTTTGGTCTATGATCAG TGTACTAGATGTTGCAGATCCTCAAGCATGTCAGAGCTTTTCTCCTTTCCACATTTGGTCAGAGCATGGATCCTCTATCACTGGGCTATCACCAGTGTGTGATGGTGCTAATCTATTGCTGATATCAAGCTCTCTTGATGGCACTTGCAAG GTATGGGACCTTATTTTGGGAAGGGTACTGCAAACCCATGTCTTTTCAGGAGCTGTGACTGCGATGGTAGTCGATCCAGGAGAGCAACTACTATTTTCTGGAAATGAAGATGGTAGAATTCATGTTACCGAACTCAATATTGGACTGCaagaaaatccaacagtggtttCAGAGGATGATTCTGGAGTTTTATGTGGACACAA GGAAACAATCactgctttagcatttagttcaGGGGGCCTATGGTTGATTTCTGCATCAAAGGATTGCACTGCTTGCCTCTGGGATGTCAAAACTTGGCATGTTGTTCGAAAATTCAGTCATGGAAAAT GTTCTATAATAAATTTATTGGTGATCCCACAATTTTCACTCTCTGTATCAGAGAACAACAGAAATTGCCAACGGCCTCGTGCCTCTCAATTGGACAAGGCTCCTCAGCTAAACACTGCACCACAGGGAACAGTGGCTTTTCTACCAACATATTGTTCTCAAGAAGATCATGTTCTGATCCCCAGTTTTCGAACCTCTAGACTTACGAATAGGCACATTCTTGATCTGGAG CAAGGGAGGACCCAGGAGGCAATCCAACTGAAGGTGGAGGCATGTGTGGAGAACCGGCAATTGGCTGTCAGAATGACAAAGAACATGGTGTCCA
- the LOC105051402 gene encoding U-box domain-containing protein 45: protein MDSAEVEENLFAPGDAKLHGGMCKQLSAIVYKALGIFPVLEDARPRSKSGLQALCSLHVALNKAKSLLLHCSECSKLYLAITGDSILMKFGKARCALQEALRRVEDIVPQAIGCQIMEIVAQLEGTVFTLDPSEKQAGEQVIALLQKEKRFNGNSNDGMELEVFHQAALKLGITSSRAALTERRALKKLTERARAEEDNKKESIVAYLLHLMRKYSKLFRSETPDDTDSQGSAPCSPTGVGSVEVVNRNNQAFERQLTKLSSFNFKQNGVKSGNMPIPPEEFRCPISLQLMYDPVIISSGQTYERVCIEKWFGDGHSTCPKTQQQLSHLCLTPNYCVKGLIAGWCEQNGVPIPDAPPESLDLNYWRLALSEQDATDSRSTGTIDSCQMKGVKVVPLEENAAIEDLSVDESVSLENGPCEDREVDELERYESLLGVLNERNDIGKQQNAVEQVRFLLKDDEEARIYMGTNGFVEALVRFLNSAVCEGDEKAQEVGALALFNLGVNNNRNKKMLLNAGILPLLEEMIQNSETCEAAIALYLNLSCLDEAKPVIGSSKAVPFLIQLLKADNSRSHSCKHDAIYTLFNLSTYAPNITYLLSSGIIEQLQSLLAVPAGPPGYTWGEKALAVFINLSSNTAAKKHIISTAGLIGAIAAVLENGEPIEQEQAVSCLLILCCDDEKCSHLVLQEGIIPALVLVTANGTPRGREKAQRLLKLFREQRQREMSPVRTQPQEVHSAVTIGDGGGEDAYEPTSLSKSRSKRLGRAFTSMASIWKYKNRSRHQY from the exons ATGGATTCTGCCGAGGTTGAAGAGAACCTGTTCGCACCTGGTGATGCAAAG TTGCATGGAGGCATGTGTAAACAACTTTCTGCAATTGTTTATAAAGCTTTGGGGATCTTTCCAGTCTTGGAGGATGCAAGACCTAGAAGCAAGTCTGGTTTGCAGGCACTATGTTCATTGCATGTAGCTCTCAACAAGGCCAAGAGCCTTCTTCTGCATTGTTCAGAATGCAGCAAGCTTTACTTG GCTATAACTGGGGATTCCATTCTTATGAAATTTGGGAAGGCAAGATGTGCTCTTCAAGAAGCTCTTCGGCGTGTTGAGGACATAGTTCCGCAAGCCATTGGTTGTCAG ATCATGGAGATTGTTGCTCAGCTGGAAGGCACTGTTTTTACTTTGGATCCATCAGAAAAGCAAGCAGGTGAGCAGGTGATTGCGTTGCTTCAAAAGGAGAAAAGATTTAATGGTAATTCCAATGATGGCATGGAACTTGAAGTTTTCCACCAAGCTGCTTTAAAGCTTGGCATTACATCTTCTAGAGCAGCTCTTACTGAGAGAAGAGCCCTCAAGAAGCTGACTGAAAGAGCCCGTGCTGAGGAAGACAATAAAAAGGAATCCATTGTGGCTTACTTATTGCATCTCATGAGAAAATACTCCAAGCTTTTCAGAAGTGAGACACCAGATGATACTGACTCTCAAGGATCTGCTCCATGTTCACCTACTGGCGTAGGCTCTGTTGAGGTTGTCAATAGGAACAACCAAGCTTTTGAGAGGCAGCTAACAAAGCTTAGTTCTTTCAATTTTAAGCAGAATGGAGTGAAATCAGGAAACATGCCAATACCCCCTGAGGAGTTCAGATGCCCAATCTCCTTACAGCTCATGTATGATCCTGTCATTATTTCATCTGGGCAGACATATGAGCGTGTGTGCATTGAGAAATGGTTTGGCGATGGGCATAGTACTTGCCCCAAAACACAACAGCAGCTCTCCCACCTCTGTTTAACTCCAAATTATTGTGTCAAAGGCCTGATTGCTGGTTGGTGCGAACAGAATGGTGTTCCAATTCCAGATGCCCCCCCAGAATCTCTCGATCTGAATTATTGGAGACTAGCTTTATCAGAGCAAGATGCTACAGATTCCAGATCTACAGGAACCATCGACTCCTGCCAGATGAAGGGTGTCAAGGTGGTTCCCTTGGAGGAGAATGCTGCAATAGAGGATCTCAGTGTGGATGAGAGTGTCAGTTTGGAAAATGGCCCATGTGAGGACCGTGAAGTGGATGAGCTTGAAAGATATGAAAGCTTGCTAGGAGTGCTTAATGAGCGTAATGATATTGGGAAACAACAGAATGCTGTGGAGCAGGTTAGGTTCCTATTGAAGGACGATGAGGAGGCAAGGATCTATATGGGTACAAATGGGTTTGTTGAGGCACTAGTCCGATTTTTGAACTCAGCTGTCTGCGAAGGAGATGAGAAAGCTCAGGAGGTTGGAGCATTGGCACTTTTCAACCTTGGTGTTAACAATAACAG GAACAAAAAAATGTTGCTTAATGCTGGAATATTACCCTTGCTTGAGGAGATGATACAAAACTCTGAGACCTGCGAGGCAGCCATTGCTCTCTACCTCAATCTCTCCTGCCTTGATGAGGCCAAACCTGTCATTGGGTCAAGCAAAGCTGTCCCTTTTCTGATCCAGCTCCTCAAGGCCGATAACTCTCGAAGTCACTCATGCAAGCATGATGCCATCTACACCCTATTTAACTTGTCCACATATGCCCCAAACATCACTTACCTCCTTTCCTCTGGCATCATTGAACAGCTCCAATCGCTCCTTGCAGTTCCTGCAGGACCTCCAGGCTACACATGGGGGGAGAAGGCCCTTGCTGTCTTCATAAACCTATCATCAAACACTGCAGCAAAGAAACATATAATATCGACCGCAGGCTTGATTGGGGCGATCGCTGCGGTCTTGGAGAATGGTGAGCCCATTGAGCAAGAGCAGGCAGTGTCGTGCCTCCTAATTCTGTGCTGCGACGATGAGAAATGTAGCCACCTGGTGTTGCAAGAGGGAATAATACCGGCTTTGGTGTTGGTGACTGCAAATGGAACGCCAAGGGGGAGGGAGAAGGCACAGAGGCTTCTGAAGCTGTTCAGGGAGCAGCGGCAGCGCGAGATGTCCCCTGTGCGGACTCAGCCGCAAGAGGTGCATTCGGCAGTGACCATTGGTGATGGTGGGGGTGAGGATGCATATGAACCAACATCATTGTCTAAATCGAGATCCAAGAGGCTTGGGAGGGCATTCACATCAATGGCATCAATATGGAAGTACAAGAATCGTTCTAGGCATCAATACTAG